The genomic DNA TATCTGCAGCAGGTTAATTTGATCCCTTCCAACACTACTAGACCTTTAGCACACAAGGTTTGAAAAGCAAAAACTGTAAAAACGAGGTTGCAGGTGAGCTAGAGAACAAACTTGAATAGCGTATATGCaagtttaatttaagttgttttaactATTATAAATCTGATAGATTTGATGCAAGCGTGCTATAGCTTGTCTAGAAAATCTGTTGTGTCATCGGGTGTATGGTCGTGTCGAAAACACTCGTCAGGTTATAGACATAATAGTGTGTATTTACCCTTAGTTGCAGGAGCATGACTTGCCTGCACTAGCTACTGTGGCAGATTCTAAATCAATAACGCACTGTAATGAATTTTTGACTTTCTATGTGTACGCACTAATGCGTTGATGGTTTTGAATATCTTTATAGTAACGGATTGTGTAGGTAGTCTCTCTCCAATTCGAGGACATACTTTGATGAGCCTGACCCAACTGACAATTACACCAAAATTTTCTCATTTCTGAGTTGACTTGGTAGTAGATTAACCTAAAGCCTAAATCTTGGTCGAAAAGTCACTTCAATTGATCACTAGAACAGGAAGCAGAAATGTCAAAGTtagcttttatttttcttttgcattGCCAACCATACAAGGTATTGCCATAAACACAAACTACAATATAGCTTTTGCTTTTGTACAAGTGGGCCTAAAATTTTGCTCCAATTGTCAAACACCCCTACCTCTATATAACCGCCCTCTCATCTATTCAAAATTCCTCACAAACACTGTGATCTTTGTCCAATCATAAGAAAAGATCTAGTCCAAACTCCTTTCTATTTTCTTCGTTAGGTTACTCCCAAGAAGTCAAAAGCCAATTCCATGGCTAGCTCATTGGCCATTTTTGGTGTGGTCATGGCGTTGGGAATGTTGAGTTATGGGGCTGAGGCTCGTGCCTTTtttgtgtttggagactcactGGTCGACACTGGTAACAACAACTACTTAGCCACCAGTGCTCGTGCCGACTCTCCTCCTTACGGCATTGACTATCCCACCCGTCGACCCACCGGCCGTTTCTCCAATGGCCTCACCATTCCTGACTATATCAGTTAGGCTTTCTtccattctctttttctttccgaTTTTTCGGGTTCTTTTCTCGTTATTCACACGTACTGAATTGAcctaatatgtgtgtgtgtgtgtgtaggtcAGAAGCTTGGTGCAGAACCTACATTGCCATACTTGAGTCCACAGCTCACAGGGCAAAAGCTACTAGTTGGTGCAAACTTTGCCTCTGCTGGCATTGGAATTCTTAATGACACTGGGGTTCAGTTTGTAAGTTTTCTTTTAAACCAAATAGAGGATCATGCGAGAGATTAGCTCTTTAGTGCCCGTCATGCGCAGAAAAGTGCTACATGCTAGTAAATTAATTACCTTGGTAAAGTTGTCAACCAACAAATTTTTTTGAACTAGTAATGGATGGATATCTGTGAAATTTTCAGGCAAATATAATCAGAATGCCAGCGCAATTGCTAAACTTCCAACAATACCAGCGAAGGTTGTCTGCCCAAATCGGACCTCAACGGACCAAACAGCTCGTAAATCAAGCACTCGTCCTCCTCACCGTCGGCGGCAACGATTTTGTCAACAACTACTACCTAGTGCCTTTCTCCGCAAGATCTCGCCAGTTTGCTCTGCCAGACTATGTCAGATACCTCATTTCCGAGCTCCGAAAAATTCTCTTGGTAACCAACTACTAATTTGGCTAAGTTCGAAAATAACTTGCTAGCTAAGCGACAATGTCACATGTTAATGACTTATAATTATGTGTAGATTGATCATTCTGTGTGTCATAACTTTACAGAAAATGTATGATCTTGGAGCACGAAGGGTTTTGGTGACGGGGACAGGACCGCTAGGCTGCGCGCCTGCTGAATTGGCCATGAGAAGCAGGAACGGAGAATGCGCAGCAGAGCTGCAACGAGCGGCGGCTCTGTACAACCCCCAACTCATTCAGATGCTGAGATCAGTCAACAGCCAACTCGGTTCTGATGTGTTCGTTGCTGCCAACGTACAGGAGACCCGCAATGACTTCATCAAGAACCCTCAAGCATTTGGTAAATTAATTATACAATATACATTTATATCAATTTTATGTTCATGACCTAATATTATGATCATGGATTAAGTTTTGTTCGAAAGATTAACCTATTCAGGAATCTCCTAATCAACGCTTATTTTCAACCCTGCCAATCATTTTGTCGCTTACTATGCATTTTTCGTGTTGGTGACATAAAGTTgcttgtttaatttttgttgtgcAGGATTTACTACATCAAAGATTGCATGCTGTGGGCAAGGACCTTACAATGGCTTGGGGCTGTGCACAAGAGCTTCCAATTTGTGCCCGAACCGCGACCTATACGCTTTCTGGGATCCATTTCATCCGTCCGAAAAGGGGAACAGACTGATCGTTGAGAATATTATGACAGGGGATGAAAAGTACATGTACCCCATGAATCTCAGCACCATCTTGGCTTTGGATTCCAGGAACTAAGACATATTTCCATGTGAAACTAATATTTATGTGTACTATTTCCATTTGAAACTATATTTATGTGTACTAGATTATGATCTGTGTTGAATGCCAGTACTATCTGCCATTTATGTTTGTGCGTCGCTGGGATGTCTAGTGATTAAAAACTGATTGGCTTCTCAATTGCTTTCTAGTTTTTGTAATGGTTTGATTTGCAAGATTTCCCCCAAGGTGATAATGTCAAACTTACCAACTTTAGTACAATCATCTTTGATTTACATTCAGTCTTTTTGTTCATTGCTTGTGGAATTTATCATCACTTACTCAATCcatcaggtgtggggttttattaCAAAATGTCTCGTTATTAGATAGTGGGTAATCATATTTATACTCTTCTTGGTATTTTATACTCTTCTTGGTATTATCCAAGTGGCAATATGAACTTACCTGACCCTGGCTCTAATGCCATGTGAAATTTTCAAAGTGACAGACCGAGGACCCCGCGTCCAACAATATTGTCACCAATTAGGTAATTATCACTAGTCCAATATTATTTAGAGTAATAGTTAATGTAgagtaatcatatttaaactctcatttcttcttccCCTGGCCGATGTGGAATAGCCAACATTGCTTAATCAAATTTGCTGATCTTGGTTTATTTGTAGCTATTGAACATACCCCGAACATTTCTTCGTGTTACATGGGTGCGTGATTTGTCTAATCTCTTCCTAAACTATTCAAAAGTTCCTTTTTTTGTAACCAAAAGGAGTTAATAGTAGTTATTTATGCGCTTGAAGTTTAGTGTTTGATCTTCCTTCTCCAATATTGCTTATATCAATAGCTTCCGGGAACCCGGATTAGGCTGGCAGGCCTGGACCATAGAGACAAGTAGAAACTAGACCTTACTAAGATGTAAAAAATTGGAAGGACACCTAGGTTCAAGCCGAAAATATTGGgagcatgaatttttttttaaaaagaatacttaagccaaaaaaaaaggctgaaatggagaaaaaaaagggtCACAATGCATGCTGGCTCATGATTGTAAGGGTATTTGAATGCATGCTAAGCTAGTAAGCTTCATACAATTAAGTGTGGGAATTTTGTGTTGAATTGAAACCAGTGTTGGTAATTTGGTATTGAAATAATGCAAGTTTATGAAAAAGTTGAAGTTTCATCGTAAATTTAATTGGTAATATCAGAGTAGTTCAATCTCTcataagcacatgcaagatcTTTCATTTCCTCAATGTGGGATTCACTCTCAACACGTTCCCTCACATGTGgtggattttcaagcctaacatgtgGACAACAAAAATCGAGTGACGTGGAGCATGTGTGACCGTTAGGTTTCACATAAGACAAtctgctctaataccatgaagaaagttgtggTTCCACGacaaaaccaattgacaatacaTAGAGTAGTCCAATCTCCGGTGCAAAGGGAAGGGGAAGGGGAGGATCAAAATCTTGTTCTCCACCATTGCCAATCTTTCTTAAGCCAGGCTCTTTTCCAACCTAAGATGTCCGCAATTGTCAATCTTTCTCAAGTGCggttaatttttttcttgagtTATTTATAGGCATATAGCTTTTGAATAGTATCATTAAATTTCTTAATGATATTTTTCCATCCAATTTTACTAACATGACCAACTTTTCAATTTCCGATTAATGTCTCATCTACACAAATACTAATAAATGCCTCAATAGTTGCATTATCCCATATTGCCTTACTCTTCTTTTCGTTATCATTCCCGTGTTCAAATTTTCTGCGCCTATTTTGTGTGGCTTCTTTGTGGCAttttattattgattaacaCATGTTAAGTTTATGACAACAAAATTAAGAAGTAAGTTTGTAGATATGTGTCAATCAATGATAAAGGTCACAAAAAAATCGCACACAAAATAAGTGCagaaaatttgaattcattGTTCCTATGTGCATCTTGTGAAACCTTAACTACATTCTTAGATATTTATATCTCGAGTAAGCGgaggataaaaaaaaacatagaataTAATAACAATATACACCACTGCATTATGAATTAATTATGTCCTAGTTAACTAGGCATAGACCCAAAATTACaagcttaaaaataaaaaataggagCAGTCATAGAATGCTAGCAGACACAAAGAACAAATGAGAAAGAAAAGTATTTTTAGGCCTTATGACACCTCATCTGTCAATCATAAGTCTCAATTACTAACGTGGGTTTAGAGTTTTCAAGTCAAATTCAATCAATGCATGAAGACTGGACCACTCAATTTACCAGTTACGGGCAAAGacatttgaaataaaactaGCATTTACAAAATagttaaattcaaattcaaatgtaTGTGCATGAAGATGGAGAGAGGCTTGGGAAAGATGCAGACCAAGAGAGTGACTGCTTCAGTCTTCAGCACGATATGAAAAACtcgtgggtttttttttttatttttttatagggaactttaatgaaaaattctcggtactgttcactttaacgaaaaaccatatttttacactaaaaagttaattctggtactattcactttaccc from Pyrus communis chromosome 17, drPyrComm1.1, whole genome shotgun sequence includes the following:
- the LOC137723330 gene encoding GDSL esterase/lipase LTL1-like: MASSLAIFGVVMALGMLSYGAEARAFFVFGDSLVDTGNNNYLATSARADSPPYGIDYPTRRPTGRFSNGLTIPDYISQKLGAEPTLPYLSPQLTGQKLLVGANFASAGIGILNDTGVQFANIIRMPAQLLNFQQYQRRLSAQIGPQRTKQLVNQALVLLTVGGNDFVNNYYLVPFSARSRQFALPDYVRYLISELRKILLKMYDLGARRVLVTGTGPLGCAPAELAMRSRNGECAAELQRAAALYNPQLIQMLRSVNSQLGSDVFVAANVQETRNDFIKNPQAFGFTTSKIACCGQGPYNGLGLCTRASNLCPNRDLYAFWDPFHPSEKGNRLIVENIMTGDEKYMYPMNLSTILALDSRN